Proteins from a genomic interval of Colias croceus chromosome 2, ilColCroc2.1:
- the LOC123704051 gene encoding uncharacterized protein LOC123704051 isoform X1 — MAEKVEVKAETLLDLDDLLQCPVCYEIPTGQIFQCNEGHHVCGRCKMRLDVCPVCRAFFFGTRNYAMEELISNFRKLRSIKSSTKGSGSSDSSSQAKEAITAELDDEVGEDEDSQSNASSQSRPAPPQACKGLFRCLCCKNGNAERLPAARLLNHLRYFHRPDLLEGQSENGEYLQAWQFPTVPGRLVTAVRVADMGVFFLIIEIDADDSLYAWLTMAASPWVAHAFNYTVTISGNDREAIFSDCVWSVRSCEGSLKKRGHCLAVKGLDAEALLAPETISGKLSVRRLPVDQLTNQTQPRAVLRVANRGNTQNATRFAVARNMEPFLQDFQNDVERLSRVFAAMGREANTIARTEAEIRSMLDTQSNNDRTAASSENESQPVVENNTANGAQPLSRNARKRMRQRLRAALNAPQTPGESPAPAPRGSNPPQRQNGLVHNNPIQVMTGLAIVQEPPVPPPNFSQASSSSGPSSGQAQPAANGRPNRKGRRHRR, encoded by the exons ATGGCTGAAAAAGTAGAAGTAAAG gCTGAAACACTGTTAGACCTTGATGACCTATTACAATGCCCTGTATGTTATGAAATTCCGACGGGTCAGATATTTCAATGCAACGAGGGACACCATGTCTGTGGCCGCTGCAAGATGCGCCTAGACGTGTGCCCTGTTTGCCGAGCATTTTTCTTTGGTACAAGAAACTATGCTATGGAGGAACTGATATCTAATTTCAGGAAACTACGCTCAATT aAATCCAGCACCAAAGGTTCTGGCTCATCAGATAGTAGCAGCCAAGCCAAAGAAGCCATTACTGCCGAACTTGATGATGAGGTTGGCGAAGATGAGGATAGTCAATCAAACGCTTCAAGT cAATCTAGACCAGCTCCGCCACAAGCCTGTAAAGGTTTGTTTCGTTGTCTTTGCTGTAAAAATGGTAATGCAGAACGTTTACCTGCTGCCAGACTCCTAAATCATCTTCGCTATTTTCATCGTCCTGATCTCCTTgag ggTCAATCAGAAAATGGGGAATATTTACAAGCTTGGCAATTCCCTACAGTTCCTGGTAGACTAGTAACGGCAGTTCGTGTTGCTGATATGGgtgtatttttcttaattattgaaattgatg caGATGACTCGTTGTACGCTTGGTTGACAATGGCTGCCTCTCCATGGGTAGCACATGCTTTTAACTACACTGTTACCATATCTGGTAATGACCGTGAAGCAATATTTTCTGACTGT GTATGGTCCGTGAGATCATGTGAGGGCTCGTTGAAAAAACGAGGGCATTGTTTAGCCGTAAAGGGTTTGGACGCAGAGGCTTTACTGGCACCTGAGACTATAAGTGGTAAACTGTCGGTGCGCAGACTACCGGTCGACCAATTGACGAACCAGACCCAGCCACGCGCCGTGCTTAGAGTCGCCAACCGCGGCAACACACAGAACGCGACTCGCTTTGCCGTGGCGCGCAACATGGAGCCTTTCCTGCAAGACTTCCAAAACGACGTCGAGCGGCTGTCTCGCGTGTTCGCCGCGATGGGTCGAGAGGCCAACACGATCGCGCGCACCGAAGCCGAAATCCGTTCTATGCTCGACACTCAGTCGAATAACGACAGGACGGCCGCGTCGTCGGAAAACGAGTCGCAGCCGGTCGTAGAGAACAATACGGCCAACGGAGCGCAACCTCTGTCGCGCAACGCTCGCAAGCGCATGCGGCAACGGTTGCGCGCGGCTCTGAACGCACCGCAGACCCCCGGCGAGTCGCCCGCCCCCGCGCCGCGCGGGTCGAACCCGCCGCAGAGACAGAACGGTCTAGTGCATAATAACCCCATACAAGTGATGACCGGCTTAGCGATAGTTCAAGAGCCACCCGTGCCTCCCCCCAACTTCTCCCAGGCGTCCTCGTCCAGCGGCCCGTCCAGCGGACAGGCGCAACCCGCGGCCAACGGGAGACCCAACAGAAAGGGACGCCGCCACCGTagataa
- the LOC123700097 gene encoding uncharacterized protein LOC123700097: protein MLNFEEVHLAIAVRKFVHQKDMSEYCRRRVVPSVFLGKHVVEANSQILHFSQLEMPYSCSISVRTEFGNNIILVVQLLSERSLAKSCLVNNNQLLIYELGETFGGYWGVIPDTMIKLQPQNYTKYYTLKTTPETEKTTVTDYEYEYDDQETDSMKPLFSRTTDVKTEEDFIRIDVPLVNITGNLGLDEISSHRRLDTDEFFDLIYDVTPRNGVSYDTSIIPLVQFSIKKQTEDQRRGNYLQPKYELDYSYQGFTPDSSEGIPSVSSETSRSTDESTPLDIFLNNTRLNIKNSIKKNLSTVETTETPLTSVEISSDSIDEVKIFFTSSKTTKHESGSLVNHKSFENVVQAAPDIAVLLNKYNVESLPKEVENMTSPIRKKRYIKALEIENARPRNLTTLKTMTRTTEKVYRYSDMQDLAQLVELEDDEIQGRVALRYLRKYVGSALFNICDYNEPKARQVYLFNSSRIVIAISNFTMDRMTLVVTPASTLMSSVGRCPPAHLECQVAGTRVCIDATNECDGVPNCGAYDIYDEDRLRCGWSLGLQHNVCLAACTFLAVILTILYTIHYWLKRCVPRVSEAFFVYSDA from the exons ATGTTAAATTTTGAAGAAGTACATTTAGCTATAGCGGTACGAAAATTCGTTCACCAGAAAGATATGTCGGAATATTGTAGACGGCGTGTTGTACCTTCTGTATTCCTTGGTAAACATGTGGTGGAAGCCAATTCACAAATATTGCACTTTTCTCAACTAGAAATGCCGTATAGTTGCTCTATTAGTGTTAG GACTGAATTTGgcaacaatataattttagtagtTCAGTTATTATCAGAACGAAGTTTGGCGAAGTCGTGTCTAGTTAATAATAACCAGTTGTTAATTTATGAACTTGGAGAAACGTTTGGAGGATACTGGGGTGTTATCCCCGATACTATGATAAAACTGCAACCGCAaaactatacaaaatattacactTTAAAAACTACACCTGAGACTGAAAAAACTAC TGTTACAGATTATGAATATGAATATGATGACCAAGAAACAGATTCAATGAAACCTCTTTTCTCGCGTACTACTGATGTTAAAACAGAGGAAGATTTCATACGAATAGATGTGCCTTTGGTTAATATTACTGGTAATTTGGGACTGGACGAGATTTCTTCCCATAGAAGGCTTGATACTGAtgaattttttgatttgatttatgATGTGACGCCTAg GAATGGAGTTAGTTATGACACAAGCATTATACCCCTTgtacaattttcaattaagaAACAAACAGAGGATCAACGTCGTGGAAATTATTTACAACCCAAATATGAGCTTGATTACAGTTATCAAGGATTCACGCCAGATTCAAG CGAAGGTATTCCTAGTGTATCTTCAGAGACAAGCAGATCAACAGATGAATCAACACCActtgatatatttttgaataacacaagattaaatataaagaacaGCATAAAAAAGAATTTATCGACAGTGGAAACAACGGAGACACCTCTAACGTCTGTAGAAATATCTtcag attcTATTGACGAggttaaaattttctttacgtCCTCGAAAAC tACTAAACATGAAAGTGGATCTCTAGTAAATCACAAATCCTTTGAGAATGTTGTGCAAGCAGCTCCGGATATTGCAGTGTTactcaataaatataatgtagagTCGCTTCCTAAAGAAGTAGAAAATATGACAAG ccCTATTCGCAAAAAGCGTTACATCAAAGCATTAGAAATAGAAAACGCACGACCCCGAAATCTCACTACTCTAAAAACTATGACAAGAACAACTGAGAAAGTATATAGATACTCTGATATGCAAGATCTTGCACAGCTTGTGGAATTGGAAGATGATGAG ATACAAGGGCGTGTAGCGCTACGCTATCTACGAAAGTACGTAGGCTCGGCGCTATTCAATATATGCGATTACAACGAACCAAAGGCTCGTCAAGTTTATTTGTTCAATTCGTCCAGAATTGTTATAGCTATAAGTAATTTTACg ATGGACAGAATGACACTAGTGGTGACACCAGCAAGCACTCTCATGAGCAGTGTCGGCAGGTGTCCGCCAGCGCACCTCGAGTGTCAGGTTGCAGGCACTAGGGTTTGCATTGACGCGACGAACGAATGCGACGGTGTGCCGAACTGTGGAGCTTATG ACATATATGACGAGGACCGTCTCCGCTGCGGCTGGTCGTTAGGTCTCCAGCACAATGTATGTTTGGCTGCCTGCACATTCCTCGCAGTTATTCTAACCATATTGTACACAATTCATTATTGGCTCAAGAGATGCGTCCCCAGGGTCTCTGAAGCGTTCTTCGTTTATAGCGACGCA
- the LOC123703972 gene encoding uncharacterized protein LOC123703972, whose product MDKLEVDPKLFITCRLCLEEMGQYQIVPSVQQQIRFCFDIDVDPFDGLPQLICRGCEAILTQFNSVKKKYQEKQNDLKADIKGCIINSTLSQQNVVTSTEQTESQPETKESTPLPKSFKLTLKRKQTIHDAKNNPDSECESCSSSYSIIKKSKTSRKWRKKYDKFFICRYCSSAYKDRKSNKHLEHHKSLLAKYSNLINNFSIVIPRIDKKLNLTGMENTVAIDRENILQQYNSDYSILYKLKSKYYSDVEKKSSPEPSDDDIVTKKKRNRLQLISESSNETVILEGSTKKDNGPQQNANNVFECVDIGDSSDSDDRGNDTKSNVNTALEDHLKLNIISHNIAACYKKFIHRIDSSENYKSNKDDLLQHKILSMGRKVINKKRFNCNGMLRYLENKHLAVHWNNKKLDLVYVRTKLKENRKVNEDAGWKSISAVTKVKENDSLNSLLEKVHTMDRHFSINNMSPSSSALPATLIQMVNDNNYNSHKLLNPNPVANPKQLPKKSNLLENQNVKMISGPFSSCSSELLHMPIITSTISLAELNTEEIQSVAEKRSEESSIEASTAQPFVPRIKVKPVSQLMPEKSSSNFIGSSFTQAAKWNVPVPENAQGKSNKHLPLEVPTSSNKPQTKENLLGNDYVIMHTVEIPNQKTSSPFLYLKNLLQIHNLILMNSNDVITSDFICLIKFKSIFNQDNKAGVTLCMALFSNAKQFCIKIKDVTSEIDIKSLPPHWQWEILQLFRGDIAERFLENAKKISKQLHDATIYFVSLLRTIVFRKN is encoded by the exons ATGGATAAACTAGAAGTTGATCCAAAGCTCTTTATTACTTGTCGCTTGTGTTTGGAGGAAATGGGCCAATATCAAATTGTACCCAGTGTACAACAACAGATTAGATTTTGTTTTGATATTGAT GTTGATCCTTTTGATGGTTTACCTCAACTGATCTGTAGAGGTTGTGAAGCGATTTTGACACAGTTTAATTCAGTAAAGAAGAAGTATCAAGAGAAACAAAATGACCTCAAAGCTGACATTAAAGGATGTATT atTAATTCTACTCTTTCACAACAGAATGTTGTAACTTCGACTGAACAAACTGAATCTCAACCTGAAACTAAAGAATCAACCCCTCTTCCcaaatcttttaaattaacattaaaaaggAAGCAAACCATTCATGATGCTAAAAATAATCCAGATTCAGAATGTGAATCTTGCTCATCTAGCTACTCAATTATCAAAAAGTCAAAAACCTCAAGAAAATggagaaaaaaatatgataagttCTTCATTTGTAGATACTGCTCCAGTGCTTATAAGGATAGAAAAAGTAATAAGCACTTAGAACATCATAAAAGCTTATTGGCGAAATACtcaaacttaataaataacttttctaTAGTTATACCTCGcatagataaaaaattgaatttaacaGGAATGGAAAATACGGTAGCAATTGATCGTGAGAATATATTACAACAATATAATTCAGATTACAGCATACTGTACAAACttaaatctaaatattattctgatgttgaaaaaaaaagttcacCAGAGCCTTCTGATGATGATAttgtgacaaaaaaaaaaagaaataggtTACAATTGATATCCGAGAGCTCCAATGAGACTGTCATATTAGAGGGTTCTACCAAGAAGGACAATGGACCACAACAAAATGCAAACAATGTTTTTGAATGTGTTGATATTGGCGATTCTTCAGATTCAGACGACCGTGGGAATGACACTAAGTCTAATGTCAACACAGCACTCGAGGACCACCTGAAACTGAATATAATAAGTCACAATATAGCAGCCTgttataaaaagtttattcacAGAATTGATTCttctgaaaattataaatctaataaaGATGACCTTCTTCAACATAAAATTCTTAGTATGGGAAGGAAAGTAATCAACAAAAAAAGGTTTAATTGTAATGGAATGTTACGTTATTTGGAGAATAAACATTTAGCTGTTCATtggaacaataaaaaattggaTTTAGTTTATGTAAGAAcgaaattaaaagaaaatcgaAAGGTAAATGAAGATGCTGGATGGAAAAGCATAAGTGCAGTAACAAAAGTGAAAGAAAATGATTCTCTCAATAGTTTATTGGAAAAGGTTCATACAATGGACAGGCATTTTTCGATTAATAACATGTCCCCTTCTAGTTCAGCATTACCAGCAACCTTAATTCAAAtggtaaatgataataattataattcgcACAAACTATTAAACCCTAATCCTGTTGCCAATCCTAAACAACTTCCAAAGAAAAGTAATTTGCTGGAAaatcaaaatgtaaaaatgaTTTCTGGTCCTTTCTCGAGCTGTAGCAGTGAACTTTTACACATGCCCATAATAACAAGTACTATATCCTTAGCAGAATTAAACACTGAAGAGATTCAAAGTGTGGCAGAAAAAAGGTCAGAAGAATCTAGTATCGAAGCTAGTACTGCACAACCATTTGTGCCTCGGATAAAAGTAAAACCGGTGTCGCAATTAATGCCTGAAAAATCATCTAGTAATTTTATAGGTTCAAGTTTCACACAAGCTGCCAAATGGAATGTGCCTGTACCAGAGAATGCTCAGGGAAAATCCAATAAACATTTGCCCTTAGAAGTTCCAACGTCTTCCAATAAACCGCAAACTAAAGAAAATTTACTAGGTAATGACTATGTGATCATGCACACCGTTGAAATTCCAAACCAGAAAACATCTTcgccatttttatatttaaaaaatttgttaCAAATACACAATTTAATCTTGATGAATTCTAATGATGTTATAACTAGTGATTTTATATGTTTGATCAAATTCAAGTCTATATTTAACCAAGATAATAAAGCTGGCGTTACACTATGTATGGCTTTATTTAGTAACGCAAAACAGTtttgtatcaaaataaaagatgTTACTTCAGAAATTGATATCAAGTCATTGCCACCGCATTGGCAATGGGAAATACTTCAGTTATTTAGAGGTGATATTGCAGAAAGGTTTCTGGAAAATGCTAAGAAAATTAGCAAACAACTGCACGATGCCACCATATATTTTGTGAGCTTACTGAGGACTATTGTGTTCCGAAAAAACTAA
- the LOC123703988 gene encoding nicastrin, whose protein sequence is MILNIIILCVVVLVTDINGERLHGQIYSSIEGSAACFRRLNGTHQMGCSSTDNGAVGVVHMIFDVGDAEWIVHNSTAGPYVGVVSTSLFHSVIDLLISEPSNVAGILLYDNATMRPSSFSQESRCPNEYSAGPGSTCSSSQAGGIVWNDHGTGLLRRDVPFPIFFLPESKADEMVKIVKCYNKYNIDKTEQKGQPLCSLQLSSFMYAAVNSAVCLRRSASSAFLTPTKVCDPLGDYNVYYSLFPRVQETGVESKPVTLVTARIDSASMFDGIAPGAASSAVGMTTLIVAAATLSQMIPVNDSKLYARNVLWTLFNGESFDYIGSQRVAFDLSREMWPPVSPLSPSDIKLHIEIGQLGGALDAYKDNASWPMYAFAPYADGDSIPPEITEFLAEMSQSVTKHNFTIEPAFTKNLPPSSLHSFRKILQNETLSGKLPEVLLVDHMDTFTNMYYESALDVYDKIDYSYHNLSISTDGKFIPTEELLANGTMTQNEAQVKIARIATALAQTLYQQVAGKPYVGSVEASAHLVDEILYCLLQSQACRLISAADYASNTEEVTTEKAASLYVGVAAWANTPAVYAGHVLALLTGERVNTNRTACDALDTSGYSYYFLRGWNHSGVCIQTTMNFSQAVSPAFIKTDYDFSSGEYSTWTESVWQTMWVRVFVTAGGGGARLAAITGVFATLVAAVTTYWLQTYSHVIFPALSATLVADTAPGILRTVNC, encoded by the exons atgattttaaacataattattctGTGTGTCGTCGTGCTCGTCACag ATATAAATGGTGAACGACTGCATGGTCAAATTTATTCGTCGATTGAAGGAAGTGCAGCTTGTTTCAGAAGACTCAATGGCACACATCAAATGGGATGTTCAT CAACGGATAATGGTGCGGTTGGTGTAGTACACATGATATTTGATGTAGGTGATGCAGAGTGGATAGTTCATAATTCAACTGCGGGACCATATGTTGGAGTTGTCAGTACATCACTGTTTCACAGTGTAATAGATCTTTTGATTAGTGAGCCCAGTAATGTAGCTGGAATTCTGCTTTACGATAATGCAACTATGAG ACCTAGTTCATTCAGTCAAGAGTCGAGATGTCCAAATGAATACTCCGCAGGCCCTGGTAGTACCTGCTCATCCTCACAAGCAGGTGGCATTGTGTGGAATGATCATGGCACAGGACTGCTCCGAAGGGATGTACCATTCCCTATATTCTTCCTGCCAGAATCGAAAGCCGATGAAATGGTCAAGATTGTCAAATGTTACAACAA atacaatattgataaaaCTGAACAAAAAGGACAACCTCTCTGCTCACTTCAACTCAGTTCATTCATGTATGCTGCAGTGAACAGTGCAGTATGTTTACGAAG atctGCATCATCAGCTTTTCTGACTCCAACCAAAGTTTGCGACCCACTCGGCGACTATAATGTTTACTACTCACTGTTTCCTCGAGTACAA gAAACAGGAGTGGAAAGCAAACCAGTGACTTTAGTAACAGCAAGAATTGACTCGGCTTCAATGTTTGAtg gtatTGCGCCAGGAGCGGCCAGTTCAGCGGTCGGTATGACAACGCTCATTGTAGCAGCGGCTACTCTATCGCAAATGATACCCGTTAATGATTCTAAATTGTAcg CTCGCAACGTCCTATGGACGCTATTCAACGGCGAATCGTTTGACTACATCGGTTCCCAGCGCGTGGCCTTCGACCTCAGTAGAGAGATGTGGCCCCCAGTGAGCCCGCTCTCTCCCAGTGATATCAAACTGCACATAGAGATCGGTCAGTTGGGCGGGGCTTTGGATGCGTACAAAGATAACGCGTCGTGGCCTATGTATGCGTTCGCGCCGTATGCTGATGGAGATTCTATTCCGCCTGAG ATAACAGAATTCTTAGCTGAAATGTCACAATCTGTCACCAAACACAACTTTACAATAGAGCCAGCGTTCACCAAGAATTTGCCGCCATCGTCCCTGCATTCGTTCAGAAAGATACTTCAGAACGAAACACTTAGTGGGAAATTACCTGAAGTTCTTTTGGTGGATCATATGGACACTTTTACGAATATGTACTATGAGTCTGCGTTGGATGTGTATGATAAGATTGACTACTCATACCACAATTTAAGTATTAGTACTGATGGCAAAT TTATACCAACAGAAGAATTGTTAGCAAATGGAACAATGACACAGAATGAAGCACAAGTAAAGATAGCTCGGATTGCAACTGCTTTGGCACAAACTTTGTATCAGCAAGTGGCTGGTAAACCATACGTCGGTTCTGTAGAAGCTTCGGCTCATTTG GTGGACGAAATTCTATACTGCCTGTTACAAAGCCAAGCGTGTCGGCTGATTTCCGCTGCGGACTATGCGAGCAACACAGAGGAAGTGACCACAGAGAAAGCGGCGTCTCTGTACGTGGGCGTGGCCGCGTGGGCCAACACGCCGGCTGTATATGCGGGCCACGTGCTAGCGCTGCTCACGGGGGAGCGGGTGAACACTAACCGGACAGCGTGCGATGCACTTGATACGTCT ggATACTCATATTACTTTTTGAGAGGATGGAACCACTCTGGCGTGTGTATTCAGACTACAATGAACTTCAGCCAAGCTGTCAGCCCAGCGTTTATTAAAACTG ACTACGACTTTTCATCGGGCGAATACTCCACATGGACGGAATCTGTGTGGCAAACGATGTGGGTGCGCGTGTTCGTCACCGCGGGGGGCGGGGGTGCTCGCCTCGCAGCCATCACCGGCGTGTTTGCTACGCTCGTAGCAGCGGTCACTACGTACTGGCTACAGACGTACTCGCACGTGATATTCCCAGCGTTATCGGCTACGCTGGTCGCTGATACGGCGCCTGG gATTTTACGGACTGTAAACTGTTAG
- the LOC123704051 gene encoding uncharacterized protein LOC123704051 isoform X2, producing MAEKVEVKAETLLDLDDLLQCPVCYEIPTGQIFQCNEGHHVCGRCKMRLDVCPVCRAFFFGTRNYAMEELISNFRKLRSIKSSTKGSGSSDSSSQAKEAITAELDDEVGEDEDSQSNASSQSRPAPPQACKGLFRCLCCKNGNAERLPAARLLNHLRYFHRPDLLEGQSENGEYLQAWQFPTVPGRLVTAVRVADMGVFFLIIEIDDDSLYAWLTMAASPWVAHAFNYTVTISGNDREAIFSDCVWSVRSCEGSLKKRGHCLAVKGLDAEALLAPETISGKLSVRRLPVDQLTNQTQPRAVLRVANRGNTQNATRFAVARNMEPFLQDFQNDVERLSRVFAAMGREANTIARTEAEIRSMLDTQSNNDRTAASSENESQPVVENNTANGAQPLSRNARKRMRQRLRAALNAPQTPGESPAPAPRGSNPPQRQNGLVHNNPIQVMTGLAIVQEPPVPPPNFSQASSSSGPSSGQAQPAANGRPNRKGRRHRR from the exons ATGGCTGAAAAAGTAGAAGTAAAG gCTGAAACACTGTTAGACCTTGATGACCTATTACAATGCCCTGTATGTTATGAAATTCCGACGGGTCAGATATTTCAATGCAACGAGGGACACCATGTCTGTGGCCGCTGCAAGATGCGCCTAGACGTGTGCCCTGTTTGCCGAGCATTTTTCTTTGGTACAAGAAACTATGCTATGGAGGAACTGATATCTAATTTCAGGAAACTACGCTCAATT aAATCCAGCACCAAAGGTTCTGGCTCATCAGATAGTAGCAGCCAAGCCAAAGAAGCCATTACTGCCGAACTTGATGATGAGGTTGGCGAAGATGAGGATAGTCAATCAAACGCTTCAAGT cAATCTAGACCAGCTCCGCCACAAGCCTGTAAAGGTTTGTTTCGTTGTCTTTGCTGTAAAAATGGTAATGCAGAACGTTTACCTGCTGCCAGACTCCTAAATCATCTTCGCTATTTTCATCGTCCTGATCTCCTTgag ggTCAATCAGAAAATGGGGAATATTTACAAGCTTGGCAATTCCCTACAGTTCCTGGTAGACTAGTAACGGCAGTTCGTGTTGCTGATATGGgtgtatttttcttaattattgaaattgatg ATGACTCGTTGTACGCTTGGTTGACAATGGCTGCCTCTCCATGGGTAGCACATGCTTTTAACTACACTGTTACCATATCTGGTAATGACCGTGAAGCAATATTTTCTGACTGT GTATGGTCCGTGAGATCATGTGAGGGCTCGTTGAAAAAACGAGGGCATTGTTTAGCCGTAAAGGGTTTGGACGCAGAGGCTTTACTGGCACCTGAGACTATAAGTGGTAAACTGTCGGTGCGCAGACTACCGGTCGACCAATTGACGAACCAGACCCAGCCACGCGCCGTGCTTAGAGTCGCCAACCGCGGCAACACACAGAACGCGACTCGCTTTGCCGTGGCGCGCAACATGGAGCCTTTCCTGCAAGACTTCCAAAACGACGTCGAGCGGCTGTCTCGCGTGTTCGCCGCGATGGGTCGAGAGGCCAACACGATCGCGCGCACCGAAGCCGAAATCCGTTCTATGCTCGACACTCAGTCGAATAACGACAGGACGGCCGCGTCGTCGGAAAACGAGTCGCAGCCGGTCGTAGAGAACAATACGGCCAACGGAGCGCAACCTCTGTCGCGCAACGCTCGCAAGCGCATGCGGCAACGGTTGCGCGCGGCTCTGAACGCACCGCAGACCCCCGGCGAGTCGCCCGCCCCCGCGCCGCGCGGGTCGAACCCGCCGCAGAGACAGAACGGTCTAGTGCATAATAACCCCATACAAGTGATGACCGGCTTAGCGATAGTTCAAGAGCCACCCGTGCCTCCCCCCAACTTCTCCCAGGCGTCCTCGTCCAGCGGCCCGTCCAGCGGACAGGCGCAACCCGCGGCCAACGGGAGACCCAACAGAAAGGGACGCCGCCACCGTagataa
- the LOC123704089 gene encoding mitochondrial chaperone BCS1, whose protein sequence is MPLTEYVASLSQNPYFGAGFGLFGVGAGAAILRKGFQTSMLLFRRHCMITLEVPCRDKSYQWLLQWITQKGAKQTQHLSVETSFLQKDTGQIKTKYDFIPSVGQHFFRYRGAWIKVDRAREQQTLDLHLGIPWETVTLTSFGRNKQLYYDILEEARTMALKQHEGMTIMYTAMGSEWRPFGHPRRRRPLQSVVLRNGLADRILADCLDFIDNPTWYTERGIPYRRGYLLFGPPGCGKSSFIMALAGALEYNICVLNLSERGLTDDRLNHLLSVAPQQSIILLEDIDAAFVSREDTAVQKAAYEGLNRVTFSGLLNCLDGVASTEARIVFMTTNYLDRLDPALIRPGRVDMKEYVGYCDEAQIELMFLRFYKDAADHARTFAKKVLEKRKDVSPAQIQGYFMFHKHSSPTEVLENVDAIWTLG, encoded by the exons atgccaTTAACGGAATATGTGGCTTCGTTGTCCCAAAACCCCTATTTTGGGGCGGGGTTCGGTCTTTTTGGTGTCGGAGCTGGTGCCGCGATTTTACGGAAAGGATTTCAAACATCTATGCTATTATTTAGAAGACATTGTATGATAACACTAGAAGTTCCGTGTAGAGATAAGTCTTACCAATGGTTGTTGCAATGGATTACACAAAAGGGTGCAAAGCAAACACAGCATTTAAGTGTTGAAACATCATTCCTACAAAAAGATACAGGACAGATTAAAACCAAATATGACTTTATACCAAGTGTTGGACAACATTTCTTTAG ATATCGTGGAGCTTGGATAAAAGTCGATCGTGCAAGAGAACAGCAAACTCTTGACTTACACCTCGGTATACCATGGGAAACAGTGACCCTCACATCCTTTGGTAGAAACAAACAACTCTATTATGACATTCTTGAGGAAG cTAGAACAATGGCATTAAAGCAACACGAAGGTATGACTATAATGTATACAGCCATGGGATCGGAATGGAGGCCTTTTGGTCACCCCCGGAGAAGGAGGCCTCTACAAAGTGTAGTGTTACGTAATGGCTTAGCTGATCGCATTTTAGCTGACTGCTTGGATTTCATAGATAACCCCACCTGGTACACAGAGAGAGGAATCCCATACAGAAgag ggTATTTGCTATTTGGACCACCAGGCTGTGGAAAATCATCTTTCATAATGGCTTTAGCTGGTGCTTTGGAATAcaatatttgtgttttaaatcTATCTGAAAGAGGCCTTACAGATGATAGATTGAACCATCTCTTGAG TGTCGCCCCCCAACAGTCGATCATTCTTCTTGAAGATATAGACGCGGCTTTTGTGTCTCGTGAGGACACCGCCGTTCAAAAGGCTGCCTATGAGGGACTAAATAGGGTCACCTTCAGTGGTCTCTTGAATTGCTTAGATGGTGTAGCATCTACGGAAGCAAGAATAGTTTTTATGACAACAAATTACTTAGATAG actAGATCCAGCACTCATAAGACCAGGCCGAGTGGATATGAAAGAATATGTTGGCTATTGCGATGAGGCTCAAATAGAACTCATGTTCCTACGGTTTTATAAGGATGCAGCAGATCATGCAAGGACTTTTGCTAAAAA GGTCTTGGAAAAGAGAAAGGATGTCAGTCCGGCACAAATTCAGGGATACTTTATGTTCCATAAACACTCAAGCCCAACTGAAGTGCTTGAAAACGTAGATGCTATATGGACACTtggatga